One Artemia franciscana chromosome 7, ASM3288406v1, whole genome shotgun sequence DNA segment encodes these proteins:
- the LOC136029286 gene encoding DCN1-like protein 4 yields MPRGSPNNNKRKADNMGDDFSFFGKRSKIGATKSTSRSKAADEVSFNQKKCLAWFREYVSPDDQETIGPEGMEKFCEDIGVEPENVVMLVIAWKMGAKQMGFFTQQEWLKGLSEMQADSIQKLQNRLDYLKALLSEPNHFKAIYLYSYDFARDKDQRSMDVDTAKIMLQLLLAPRWNLFPSFQQFLDQSRYKVINKDQWSNILEFSRSVLPDLSNYDMDGAWPVMLDEFVDWLKNEWKTE; encoded by the exons ATGCCACGTGGATCGCCaaataacaataaaagaaaagcaGATAATATGGGtgatgatttttcattttttggaaaGCGGTCCAAAATTGGTGCAACAAAAAGTACAAGCAG gtcAAAAGCCGCTGATGAGGTTAGCTTCAATCAGAAAAAATGTTTAGCGTGGTTCCGCGAATATGTGTCTCCCGATGATCAAGAAACAATTGGACCAGAAGGCATGGAAAAGTTCTGTGAAGACATTGGTGTCGAGCCAGAAAACGTTGTGATGCTTGTCATAGCCTGGAAAATGGGGGCTAAACAAATGGGGTTCTTTACTCAACAAGAGTGGTTAAAGGGCCTATCTGAAATGCAAGCGGATTCGATTCAGAAACTTCAAAATCGTTTAGATTATCTTAAAGCTTTACTTAGTGAGCCAAATCATTTTAAAGCTATTTATTTGTACTCTTATGACTTTGCCCGTGACAAAGACCAACGCTCAATGGATGTTGATACTGCTAAAATTATGCTGCAATTATTACTAGCCCCACGATGGAATTTATTTCCATCGTTTCAACAGTTTTTGGATCAGTCTCGTTACAAAGTGATAAATAAAGACCAGTGGTCAAATATTTTGGAATTCTCTCGGTCGGTGTTGCCAGACTTATCAAATTACGATATGGACGGGGCTTGGCCGGTTATGTTGGATGAATTTGTGGATTGGTTGAAAAATGAGTGGAAGACAGAGTAG